The genomic segment CGCGAGAGGTCCTCTGGTCGGCGGGCCTGGCTCCCGCTCCCCTGGCCGATCGGATCGCGGCCGCGGCGGCCAACGGCTACCGGATCCTCTCGATCACCCCCGCCGACCACGACCAGGCGCGCGCCGCCGGCCTGGACCCGGCCGAGGTGGCGGCCCGGGCCGCCGACGCCGGGGTGGAGCTCGCCATCCTCGACGGGCTGATCGAGTGGTACCCCCACGAGCCGCCCAAACGTCCGCTCGGCTCCGCCATGGTCGGCGTCGACGACGTCCTGCACGCCGGCGAGGCCTTCGGGACCACTTCCCTCTGCGCCCTGGCCCCCTATCCCACGAGCATCCCCCTCGAGGAGATGGCGGGCCACTTCGCCGCGCTGTGCGACCGGGCCGCCGGTCAGGGCTGGCGGGTCCACTTCGAGTTCACCCCGCGCTCGCCGGTGTCCGACGTCGCCACCGCCGCCGAGCTGGTGCGGCTGGCGGACCGGCCCAACGGCGGCATCCTGTTCGACACCTGGCACTTCTTCCGCGTCGACGGGGACCTCGGCGCGCTGCGCCACGTCCCGGGCCAACGGATCTTCTCGGTCCAGGTCTCCGACGGCGCGGCCGACTTCCAGGAGGGTCTCCTGGCGGACACGTTCCGCCACCGCCGCCTGCCCGGGACCGGCGTGTTCGACCTCGTCGGCCTCCTGGGCGTCCTCGACGACATCGGGGGCCTGCGCCTGGTCGGGCCCGAGGTCCTCTCG from the Acidimicrobiales bacterium genome contains:
- a CDS encoding sugar phosphate isomerase/epimerase → MGAATREVLWSAGLAPAPLADRIAAAAANGYRILSITPADHDQARAAGLDPAEVAARAADAGVELAILDGLIEWYPHEPPKRPLGSAMVGVDDVLHAGEAFGTTSLCALAPYPTSIPLEEMAGHFAALCDRAAGQGWRVHFEFTPRSPVSDVATAAELVRLADRPNGGILFDTWHFFRVDGDLGALRHVPGQRIFSVQVSDGAADFQEGLLADTFRHRRLPGTGVFDLVGLLGVLDDIGGLRLVGPEVLSVELFSVPVAEAARRGAESLDAVLARLG